One Setaria italica strain Yugu1 chromosome II, Setaria_italica_v2.0, whole genome shotgun sequence DNA segment encodes these proteins:
- the LOC101770614 gene encoding palmitoyl-acyl carrier protein thioesterase, chloroplastic, protein MAMPAPQAATRVVAGGQLVFGKPEKAKGGRLLVRSCDNGGGRNGRRVTVEAVNGAVKLNGAAVAADVRQVPAPSSMDDGGDAFRLGKFVEGRLVYRQQFVIRSYEIGPDRTATMETLMNLLQETALNHVMCSGLAGDGFGATRQMSLRKLIWVVTRINIQVNKYSRWGDVVEIDTWVASSGKNGMRRDWIIRDRNTKNMIARATSNWVMMNRETRRLSKIPEEVRQEVLPFYLDRSIITADANGGGRKIEKLTDSTAEHIRSGLAPRWSDMDVNQHVNNVKYIGWILESVPLDVLEDYHLTSITLDYRRECRQSQLLESLTSMTTTTSPATDEPPAVPASSRCCSDLNSTHLIRQQDDGAEIVRARAEWRCKGRPGATKQP, encoded by the exons ATGGCGATGCCGGCGCCGCAAGCCGCTAcgcgcgtcgtcgccggcggccagctAGTATTTGGCAAGCCTGAGAAGGCGAAGGGCGGGAGGCTGCTTGTGAGGAGCTGTGACAATGGCGGCGGCAGGAATGGCAGACGTGTTACGGTGGAAGCTGTCAACGGCGCTGTCAAGCTGAACGGCGCAGCGGTAGCGGCCGACGTTCGGCAGGTCCCGGCACCGTCATCCATGGACGACGGTGGCGATGCCTTCCGGCTCGGCAAGTTtgtggaagggaggcttgtgtACAGGCAGCAGTTTGTGATCAGGTCCTACGAGATCGGGCCTGACCGGACTGCCACCATGGAGACCCTCATGAACCTCCTGCAG GAGACAGCACTGAACCATGTGATGTGCTCCGGGCTTGCCGGAGACGGCTTCGGCGCGACACGGCAGATGAGCCTCAGGAAGCTCATCTGGGTCGTCACGAGAATCAACATCCAGGTCAACAAGTACAGCAGATG GGGAGATGTCGTCGAGATCGACACCTGGGTCGCGTCGTCAGGGAAGAACGGCATGCGCCGTGACTGGATCATCCGGGACCGCAACACCAAGAACATGATTGCAAGAGCCACAAG CAACTGGGTGATGATGAACAGAGAGACCCGGAGGCTGTCCAAGATCCCCGAGGAGGTCAGGCAGGAGGTGCTCCCCTTCTACCTGGACCGGAGCATCATCACTGCCGACGCTaacggcggcggccgcaagATCGAGAAGCTCACCGACTCGACGGCGGAGCACATACGATCAGGACTAGCT CCCAGGTGGAGCGACATGGATGTCAACCAGCATGTGAACAATGTCAAGTACATCGGTTGGATCCTGGAG AGTGTACCGCTGGACGTGCTGGAGGATTACCACCTGACGAGCATCACGCTGGACTACCGCCGGGAGTGCCGCCAGTCGCAGCTCCTCGAGTCGCTCACCAGCATGACGACCacgacctcgccggcgaccgACGAGCCACCGGCGGTTCCGGCGTCAAGCCGGTGCTGCTCCGACCTGAACAGCACGCACCTGATACGGCAGCAGGATGACGGAGCCGAGATCGTCAGGGCGCGTGCGGAGTGGCGCTGCAAGGGGCGTCCAGGGGCGACGAAACAGCCCTGA